The genomic stretch TCACTGTCCCCTAGATAACGCAAAACTCCATTTCCCTGTCAACAACTCCTCTCCCCTGGGGTCTTGCCCCTTCAGATCTCCATccaaggtggggaggggaccCAGCTTCGCACCCTCGCAGGCGTTGGGGTCAGTCACAATGTGCTCAAACTCCTTGGCTTGCCTCAGCTCCCGGGGGAAGCCGTCAATGAGGAAGCCCTGGCTGTCCGGGCAGGACAGCATGTGGTCGCTGATCATATCAAGGATGACaccctggggagggaaggggaggctgcATTCGGTGCCCAGGGGCCCCTCACCTGCGAGGTCACCTTCGCAAGTTCTGGTGTATTCGGGGGAACACCCACTGCTGGGGTCTCtggaagcactttttttttttaaattttatttatttatttatttatttttggctgtgctgggtcttcattgcggtgcgtgggcttctcattgcggtggcttctcttgttgcagagcacaggccctaggtgaacgggcttcagtagttgcggctcgcgggcccttgagcacaggctcagtagttgtggcgcacgggcttagctgctctgcagcatgtgggatcttcccggaccagggctcgaacccgtgtcccctgcattggcaggcggattcttaaccactgcgccaccagggaagccctggaagcaCTTCTGAGAACGGGGCTCGGCCACGGTCCTCTGGGCGGGTGTCTGCCACGCGCCAGGCTTGCTGGGCTCATTTGCTTATCACTATCCGGAGGAACTGGGGTGACTTCCGTCTTACAGTGAGGAATCGGGGGCAGAAGGGGCCACTGACATACAGGCCTGGGGTCACAAAGGGAATAAATACTAGCTAAGTTTACTGAGCATTTCTTAAGGGCCAGGAACTCTGCCAAGCGCTTTATAGGAATGACGTCACCTGACCCGCACCCCAGCCTTCTGCCGGGGGTCCAGCTgctctcccattttacagttgaggacacagaggctcaGGGCAGCAAAGCAGCAGCCAGTGGCCCCAGACTTTGAGGCCCCTTGGCTCCCACAGGGCCTTCCCGGGAAGCTCCTCCCGATGTATACTCTTCATCCCTCTGCCCCTGCGCCTGGGACCTCTCACTGTGGGCACCAGGAGCCCCTGCAGCATGATGTCATGGATCTTCTGGCCCCGCCGGGTGCCTTGTTGGGCCTCCTGCCACAGCAGCTGGCCCAGCCCCACGTGGCAGAAGCCGTACTTGGTCGCCATGTTCTTGCACTGTGTCTCTTTGCCGCAGCCTGGGCCGCCCATCACGAAGATGATCGGGGGGACTTGAGGATGTCTGCAGTGCCCAggcaagaaggagggagaggggttgGTGCCTATAGGGGCCAGCGAGCGGGCACCAGGGTGACTGTGTCCACAGCTTAGTGCGTGTACTTGGTGACACCGGACACAGGTCTGCTGGCAGAACTACTTCTGCCCTAGGGTGGCATCTGGGGGTGCGGGTCCACGCCCAGTGGTATATCCAGGCACGGCACACGTTAGTGCTGCTGCGGGTTGTGTGGATGAGGATGTGAACCCAAGCAGGCCAGGCCCTTTGCACGCAGCATGTCCTTGAAACGTCACAACGGCcccatcatcccattttacagttgaggaaactgaggctcagagaggggcagggacttGTCCATCCCTCCCGTCTCACCCCATACCACCCTCCCCTTCTTTTACTGCATTCCAGCCCAGTGGCCTCCATTCTGTCCCTTGAACTCATCACCCCCCTGCTGTCGTTCCCCACCCCCCGCACCGCTCCCCGCCCCTGGAATTCCCTACCCTAGTTCCCTTCAGGACACAGCTCACCCATCAGATCTTCTCTAAGCTCTGCCCAAAGAGCCTCCCACTCCATCATTCCCAGTCTCAGAATCCCATTCCCTCCAGCAATGGCCACGATCAGTAATGACCCTGCCTGTTTACTTGTTCTTGTTTGTCTCCCCAGCCAGACTCTGTACTCCATAAGAACAGTGTCTATCTGTCTTTCTCGCCCCTATATTTCTAGTAGTTGGCATGGTTTCTGACACATCGTAGTGGATGAGGAATAGATGAATGTCCGTAACAGACACATCTATGGAGTGCTGTAGTTTAGGGTGCAGTTTTGGTGTCTTGCTTCCCTCCCCTTTTTCTTAGCCAACTCCTAGTTTAAaccttccctcttccctgagCCCTCAGAGCCACCTGTTGTTTCCCTGTGGCAGCCCTGTTCCTCCTGGGTTGTAGATACCATTTTCGGAGACTGTCTCCACCACACTGTAATCTCCAAGAGGACAGGGAGCTGGTTTGCCACATTCACCATGGACTGCCCACAACCCTGCACAGCAAGCGCTAAAGTGGATCACTGAATGACTGACCCTGAGCATGCGCAGTTGTGTCACTACCACGGTTGGCGAGGAGGGGCGTGGGGGGGTGGACTTGGGGGGTTGGGGTACCTGTACTCTCCTGCCCAACAcagtctccttcccttccccccagtaaGCCAGCCACCCCCACGATATTACCCTTCTCCTGGGGCCTCAGGGGCCTGCCCATCTGGGGCAGCTTGGACTTGCACAGACCCATCCTGCCAGCAGCCCATGGGGTGATCGCGCCCCATCCCCACCTAGGCCCTGACCCCTCCTGGCTCGGTTCAACGTCCCAAGGGCCCCTGGCCCGATCATTTGGCGAGACGATAGGGTTACCCCCGGGGTTAGGGGTAAGAAATGAACCCCAAAGAGGCTCAGGTAGTGCCGCAGCAGTTGGGTGCGAAGGAGAAGGCCTCGGTTGCTGTGGTAACGCGGCCACCTCTGACTCACTTCCGGAGCGGAGTAGCGCATGCGCAAGGCGTCCAAGAGCCCAAGAGCTGGGCGagtttctccctcccctcccaagaTGCCCGCGGTCGTAAGTGGGACGTCACGTGGGGGGGCGTTCCCACGCGGCGTGATGGGGTTATCGGCGCTATATATTGCGGTCAGCCAGCGCGCCAGGTGCAGAAAGAGTTGTCTTTAGCGCGGAGTCGGCTTCCGCGACGCGGCCTGCTGGAGAGTTCCGCTTCCGGTATAGGCGGCCGCGCAGGCGCAGGTGTGGCACGAGAGGCCTACGAGGCTGAGCGGTGACCCAGCGCCGCCTCCGGATTGATTTTTCCCAGTATCTGCTGTACCCCGGGCTTTGGGTCTTCGATCGGAGCCAGAGGCCCGACACCTTGAGAGTGGCTTCCGCGGGACCGAGGGACGCGGACCCCGGGGGAGGCGAAAAGGACGAGGTTCGGACCGGAGCCCGACTATCGCCCATCGCCCATGGCGGCCCTCGTAAGTGTGCGGCGAGGCGGTTCGGGGGGTCCAGGTGGTGGGCTCTGTAGCCCCTCACTCACCGTCCTGCTTTCTCTCCCCTCAGGGCCCCAGCAGCCAGAATGTCACTGAGTATGTCGTCCGAGTTCCCAAGTAAGTCCCTGACCCTCACCTCCCCCTCTTCTCTCAAAAAGGGATTAAAATCTTCACGAGCCTCCAGACGTGCCTGGCACCTCCTGATTCTCCTTCCAGGGCTGGGGTTGAGCTGAGGCCTCTGGGGCATCACTTTTTTGaatggagtgaatgaatgaatgagtacattAATATACAGTAAGACGCAGCCCCCTGCCTAGCATTCCCTCTGGCAGGAATGCCAGCTGTGACTCTGCTGGGTGGATTCTTGTTGATCCTGCAAAATTCAGTTCCGGGATTTTCCTCCTTCAGGAGGCATTCCCtgcctgcccccccgccccccccacctcccgcccAGGGCTGAGCTCCCAATTATCCCCACATCTTGGGTTCCCAGAAATCTTTGTCCCTTTTTTCTGAGTGGGGTTGGGAGTATGGATCCTACTTCCCTGACAGACTGGGAACCTCTGGGTTCTTTTATGGGTCCCCAGCATGACCGCGGGCACAAAGGGCTGAGCCAGGGAGggtttactgaatgaatggatgattgAGCACTGCCTCTTCTTGTCCATTCCAGAAATACCACCAAAAAATATAATATCATGGCTTTCAATGCGGCCGATAAAGTCAACCTCGCTACTTGGAATCAGGTTAGTCCAGGTTCTGAGGGCGTGAGAGAACCCGATCCTGGCCTTGGTGGTTGTAATAGTTGCTTAGTTGTGATAGTAACTAAGGCTTAGTATCCTCAGCTGTCCCCGAGTGGAGACAAGTGATGACTAAGGCCCAGGCTGAGCTGCTGGGCATCCCTGGGGGTGAGATATGTCTGGCCCTGCAGGAGGCTTTCTCCTGAAAGGAGAAGTTGTGCCCACTGATGGGCAATTTGGACCGAGATTTATCTGGACAAGGGAGGGGGCTGCCTCCTACAGATGATCTCAGAGCCCCCATTGCCGGAGGCTTTCGAAAGGTCTTCGGAAGCTGTCTTAGTTCATAGAGGCTGCTATAGCAGCATACCAAAGACTGGGTGGTTTGTAAACAAAACACTtatttatcacagttctggaggttggaagtccgagatcaaggtgccaacaagatttggtgtctggtgagggtgTGCTTCCTGTTTCATAGCTGGTACATTtccactgtgtcctcacctggcagaAGGGGGACGGAGCTCTCTGGAATCCTTTATAAGGGCACACACCCCACTCataaggctccaccctcataacctaatcaTCTGCCAAAGGCCCCACCCCAgataccatcacactggagattaggtttcaacaaatgcattttgggggaattccctggtggtccagtggttaggactccacgctttcactgccgagggccggggttcaatccctggtcggggaactaagatcccacaagctgcgcagcaaaaaaaagcaaaggcattttggggagacacaaacatccATCCATAGCAGAAGCCGTTAAAGGGTTAGAAACAGAGAATTGTAAAGTGATTTTGCCACTGTGGGGTCGAGGGCAGGTGAAGAGAGGACAGGGCAGAGGTGAAGGCTCTGGTCCAGGTGAGCCATGATGGGGTTTGGAGCAAACAGGTTatgagaagtggttggattctggggtttctttttcttttcctttttcttttcttttcgctttctttttattttttatttttttaatttttgaattttatttacttatttattttttatacagcaggttcttattagttatctgttttatacatattagtgtatatatgtcagtcccaatcttttttctttctttcttccttccttctttctttctaacttttCATTGGGAAATAATCAAACTTTCACAAAGCTGCAAAAATTGACATAGTACAGGGCTTGCCCAGATCCCTTCACCCACATTCACCGAGCGCCTTTTCGCCAAGCAGGTGGCTTTGAGTGCCCGCCGCTCAGCTTCGGGGGAGGAAAGGGTGTTGGTGATGGGATCAGGCCCCCGGATGAGAGGTGTTGCTTCCTGCCCTCCCAGGCCCGGCTGGAACGCGACCTGAGCAACAAGAAAATCTACCAAGAGGAGGAGATGCCCGAGTCGGGGGCCGGCAGCGAGTTCAACCGCAGGCTCCGGGAGGAGGCGCGGAGGAAGAAGTACGGCATCGTCCTCAAGGAGTTCCGGCCCGAGGACCAGCCTTGGCTGCTCCGCGTCAATGGCAAATCAGGCCGGAAGTAAGTGCCGCTCCCGACCGCACTCCGCGGGTGCCCTCGGCTGGACTTTCATGTGCCTGCTGTATAGTGGGGGCAACAGCCCAGGAGTGACAGCTCAGCCTCCCGCGAAGGGTTTTACTTGGGTAGATGAGCCGAGGGGATGCCCGGGCAGGAGCTCTGAGGGCCGGGATGCCGGAAGCCCGGGCTCTGGTCCTGCGGCACCCAACGAGGGGCCACCTGGGgttcggggggtggggaggacagaggTTAGGGGGATGAAGGGCACTCCGGCAGAACAGCGAGCACAAAGGCACGAAGCGCCGAGCCCTAGGGACTGTCACAGCGCATGCCAGTGACAGGGTGGGCAGATGGATAGGGCGGTGGGTGCAGGCTGCAGCTGGACTGTGggtgggctggggcccaggggagcCTGAAGGCTGTAGGCAGGGAAGGGGCACGCTGTAAGACTGCCTCCACCTGCGGGTGACGCCAGAGGCCAGGAGGGGGCTGGCAGTGGTTCAGCCCCCAGGAAGATTCTGGAGGCAAATCCAGAGGGGTCTGACTGTAGGGCCCTGTGCTCTTCATGGCCAATCTAACAGGGTCCTTCCAGAAATGACCATGACATGTATAATGCAAAGGAACCCTAAGCCCGCTCTGCAAGGTGGGGAGCCGTGCTTTCCAGATGTGGAAATCCAGGCTCAGACAGTCGAAGGGCCAGCCCAAGGCCTTCCAGCCTCAGATTCTGCTGGGAGGACCCAGGTGGCTCTGGAGAGGGGGCAGGCCTGGGGTTGCCGGGGGCGTGTATGAGGGTGGGGCTGGTTCCTCTTCCTCTGGCCAACCGTAACCTTGAACTCCATGCAGGTTCAAGGGCATAAAGAAGGGAGGTGTGACAGAGAACACATCCTACTACATCTTTACCCAGTGCCCTGATGGGGCTTTTGAGGCCTTCCCCGTGCACAACTGGTACAACTTCACGCCGCTGGCCAAACACCGCACGCTCACGGCCGAGGAGGCcgaggaggagtgggagaggtgaGTGAGGGGGCGCGATTGGAAATGAGGTGCATCCCCCGAACTTTGTTCTGGATTGGGAGCTGGGGACTCAGGGGTGACCAAGCCAGATCTCACCAGCCCCTCAGGGAGCTCCCAGTCCAGTGGGGAGATGGACCTGGGACCATCAGGGATGCGCAGGGCGGTGCAAGAgccagggatgggggagtggCTGAGCTGAGCCCTGGAGCAGGAATTGGTGAGCAGGGTGGGGTCTCCCTGGCCTACATGGCTTCCCCCAGGCAGGTCTCACAGCTGGATCAACTgctggtaaaatacacataaaataacatttaccatttttaaatgcacagctcagtggcattaagtacgttcacattgttgCGCAGCCGTCCGCCccctccacctccagaactttctcatctccccaaactgaaactctgtccgcatgaaacactgactccccatcccctcccccagcccctggcccccaccatctacttcctgtctctgtggatttgactcctctagggagtggaatcagacagtgtttgtccttttatgtctggcttatatcactgagcatcatgtcctcaaggttcatccacattgtagtgtgtatcagtgcttcattttttaaaaattttaattgtagtaaagaatatgtaaaatttatcatcttaaccatttttaagtgtaccattcagtggtgttaagtacatttacattctTGTGTAATGGAGCttcattcctgtttttttttttcttccagtttaatGGAGGTGTAATTGACATCCAGCactaagtttcaggtgtacagcataatgatttgacttacatacaccatgaaatgtttaccacaataacttttagtgaacacccatcatctcatataggtataaaataaaagagaaagaaaaaaatattttttccttgtgatgagatctcttagggtttactctcaataactttcatatataacctaCAGCAGTGGTAATTAATCATAATCATGTCGTACACTATACATcgctagtacttatttatcttataactggaagtttgtaccttttaaccaccttcatccaattccccctcttgccacttctggtaaccacaaatctgattcctttttctgtgagtttgtttgttgaAGTATCATTGACCTACAtcactatgttagttcctagtGTACAAcctagtgattcgatatttctgtacatttcaaaatgatcaccacgatgaGTCGAGTTGCATCATCACCATATAAAGATACTGTGTCATCGTTGACTCTATTCCTATCCTGTACATTTTATCCCcgtgacatttattttgcaactgaaagtttgtacctcttaatctccctcacctatttcactcatcccctcactcctcttccctctggcaaccacctgtttgttccctgtatctatgactctgtttctgttttgttatgtttgttctgtttttttttaattccacatataagtacagtatttattttccatatcttggctattgtaaatagtgctgtaatgaacataggggtgcatatatctttttgagttagtgtttttcttttcttcggaaagacacccagaagtggaattttggATTGTACAGTAGTTTTAATttaatctccatactgttttccacagtggctgcaccaatttacatccccaccaacagtgcacgagggttcccttttctccacaccctcaccaacccttgttatttgttgtcttttgataataaccattctgactggtgtgaggtgatatctcattacggttttgatttgcatttccctgatcatttgcgatgttgagcatctcttcatgtgtttgttggcatctgtatgtcttttttggaaaaatgtctattcaggtcttctgcccattttttaatcaggttgtttgcttttttgatgttgagttgtatgagttctttgtattttggatattaaccccttatcagatatatcatttgcaaataccttctcccattcagtaggcaacCTTTTTggtttgttgatggtttccttcactgtgcaaaagctttttagtttggtgttcccctatttgtttgtttttgctcttgtttcccttgtctggggagacatatccaaaaaaatattgctaagaccaatttCAAAGAGtatactgcttatgttttcttctagaatttgtatgctttcaggtcttacatttaagtctttaatccattttgagtttatttttgtgtgtggtgtgagagaATAGTCCCATTTTCTCAACatcgtttattgaagagactgtcttctcttcattgtatattcttgcctcctttgtcatagatttatTGACTACATAATGTGCGTTCATTTCTAgactgtctattctgttccattggtctatgtgtttttgtgccagtaccatactgttttggtgactgtaggtttgtagtatagtttgaaagcagggagcatgatacctccagctttgttgttctttctcaaagttgtttttggctacttggggtcttttgtgttttcatagaaatttcagaattatttttttggttctgtgaaaaatgccattggtgttttgatagagattgcattgactctctagattgccttgggtagtatggttgCTTTAACAGTATTCATTCTCCCAATCCATGAGCacggtgtatctttccatttgttcgtgtcatcttcaatttctttcttatagttttctgagtacaggtctttcacctccttggttagatttatacctagTACTTATTTAgtacttatttacttttattcttttggatgcgattgtaaatgggattgttttcttaatttctctttttgatagtttgttgttagcgtgtagaaacacaacagatttgtATATATTAGTTTTATATCCTGCAgtatcatttattagttctaattgtttttttggtggtgtgtttaggattttctgtatatagtatcatgtcatctgcagacagttttacttcttccattccaattcggattccttgtatttatttattttttcttatctgatggctgtggctaggacttccagtaccatgttgaatacagcttcattcttttttatatactaCCCATGAATTCTGCTCCTGTTGTTAGATACAATCCTAAgactctctttatttttattattttttaaattttttataaatttatttatttatttttggctgcgttgggtcttcgttgctgcacacaggctttctctagttgtggcaagcgggggctgctctttgttgtggtgcacgggcttctcactgcagtggcttcttctgttgcagagcacgggctctaggcacatggcttcagtagttatggtacacgggctcagtagttgtggcttgtgggctctagagcacaggctcagtagttgtggcctccatggcatgtgggatcttcctggaccagggctcgaacccatgtccccagcattggcaggcagattcttaaccactgcaccaccagggaagtcccctaacacTGTCTTTAAATgcaatcacatttttaaaaactttcatcacCACTGTAAATGGAAACACCAGTACCCACTGTCATTAAAAAGAAGGCACCCATGAACTACAACAAAAGCGACGGACGTGACTGTATCATGTGGCCTGATTCTGTTGCCCGAGAGAGGCCCTGAGCCCAAGCAAGGTGCTGGGGCATCAGCATCGCATGAGGCCTTCTCCTGAGGGACTCCGGGCAGAGCGGGAACTGAAGGAGGGCCAGCCCTCCCTGTGTGATCTCAGGCTGTTCCTGTCATACATGTGGGTCCCCATGTGTGGGGTCAGATCGTCCCTCTCATCACCTACATGTGTCTGTGGCTCCCCTCTGGGGAACGCCCGGTGGAAGTGCAGGGTGGCACCCGGCACAAGGCCCAGCTCCTGGAGGCGGGCTTTGGAGCCAGGCCCCTTGTCAGCCCCTGCTGTGCCCCCCGCCCACAGGAGAAACAAAGTCCTGAACCACTTCAGCATCATGCAGCAGCGGCGGCTCAAGGACCAGGACCAGGACGAGGAGGACGAGGAGAAGGAGAAGCGTGGGCGCAAGAAGGCCAGTGAGCTGCGCATCCACGACCTGGAGGATGACCTGGAGATGTCCTCTGATGACAGCGAGGCCAGTGGCGAGGAGGGTGAGGCTGGCGGAGCCCCCATGGCTGGGGTGATCGGCACAGCTGCCTGGTCATAATTTATCAAGGTGGCTGTGTGatgactcagagaggttaatgcCCCTGAAAGGAAAACTTGGTTACTCATGGCCCCGTGGGCCCGGGAGCTCGGCCGCTTGGGGAAGCGCCAGGGTTGGTAGGAGGCAGCAGGGAGCCACAGGAAGGCCTCGGCCATGGCCTCAACTGGGGTTTCCAAGGAAACGGCTTAGGACTGGGCAGTTTGAGTCATGCCAGTGGGCTCTGGGCCAAGGCATGGTCTCTGGCTGCCCAGGTGATACAGGGCAGGGATGGCGGCCCTGCGTGTGAGAGagaagggggtggtgggggtgtggAGTCGGGTTGGCCTGTGGGTGAGAGGTGCGCCCCTGGGCCAGCTCTTTGCCTCTTGGAGGAATTGGGGCCGGTCCTGGTGTCTCTCCCCGGGGGGCAAAGGCCCCAGAGACATCAGGTGTCATCGAATACGCAAAGCGTGAAGCGTGCCCATCCGAGCCCCTCCCCTtgtctccccttccccaggcGGCCGAGCCCTCAAAGCCAAGAAGAAGGCGCCGCCCAGCAAGGggggcaggaagaagaagaagaagaaggggtcAGATGACGAGGCCTTTGAGGACAGTGACGACGGGGACTTTGAGGGCCAGGAGGTGGACTACATGTCCGACGGCTCCAggtgaggcaggcaggaggcGGGCGCGAGACCCTGGGCCGGCCCGCAGACGCGCTCCCTCACCCTCTGCCTGCTCGCTCTCTGTCTTACAGCAGCTcccaggaggagctggagggcaagcccaaggtcacccagcaggaGGAGGGCCCCAAGGGTGTGGACGAGCAGAGCGAGAGCAGCGAGGAGAGCGAGGAGGAGAAGCCGCCCGAGGaggacaaggaggaggaggaggagaagaaggcgCCCACGCCGCAGGAGAAGAAGCGCAAGAAAGGTGGGTTCGCCGCCCCCGACCGCGCCCCAGGCCCCTGATCTGGGATGGGGCTGAGCGGGAGGGCGGGGCCTCCGCTCCTGACGCCCCTCTTCTGGCCCCACGCAGACAGCAGCGAGGAGTCGGACAGCTCGGAGGAGAGCGACATCGACAGCGAGGCCTCCTCGGCGCTCTTCATGGCGGTAAGGCCCAGCCCGGGGCGGCGGGGGACGGGGTGGCCCTCTCCAGACTCACATCCCCAACCCCGGTCTCCGCAGAAGAAGAAGACGCCCCCCAAGAGGGAGCGGAAGCAGTCGGGCGGCAGCTCCCGGGGCAACAGCCGGCCCGGCACACCCAGCACAGAGACGGGCAGCACGTCCTCCACCCTGCGGGCAGCCGCCAACAAGCTGGAGCAGGGTGAGTCGCCCCATCCCACCCTGCCCGCCTCACCTCTTGACCCCATCCTTGCCCTCCCTTTCAGCATCCTGTCTGCCTGCCCCTGAGCCCCTTCCACATGTAATCCTGGCACCACTGGCCCGGGGTCCCCCCAGGGGTCCAGCCTCCCCGCCGCAAGGTTCAGCCCCGCCTCTGCTCCCACAGGGAAGCGGACCAGCGAGACGCCGGCGGCCAAGCGGCTGCGGCTGGACACCGGGCCCCAGAGCCTGTCGGGGAAGTCCACCCCtcagccccagtccgggaagtcTACCCCCAGCAGCGGGTAAGTTGGCGAGGAtggcaggag from Balaenoptera musculus isolate JJ_BM4_2016_0621 chromosome 3, mBalMus1.pri.v3, whole genome shotgun sequence encodes the following:
- the GTF2F1 gene encoding general transcription factor IIF subunit 1 isoform X1, which translates into the protein MAALGPSSQNVTEYVVRVPKNTTKKYNIMAFNAADKVNLATWNQARLERDLSNKKIYQEEEMPESGAGSEFNRRLREEARRKKYGIVLKEFRPEDQPWLLRVNGKSGRKFKGIKKGGVTENTSYYIFTQCPDGAFEAFPVHNWYNFTPLAKHRTLTAEEAEEEWERRNKVLNHFSIMQQRRLKDQDQDEEDEEKEKRGRKKASELRIHDLEDDLEMSSDDSEASGEEGGRALKAKKKAPPSKGGRKKKKKKGSDDEAFEDSDDGDFEGQEVDYMSDGSSSSQEELEGKPKVTQQEEGPKGVDEQSESSEESEEEKPPEEDKEEEEEKKAPTPQEKKRKKDSSEESDSSEESDIDSEASSALFMAVRPSPGRRGTGWPSPDSHPQPRSPQKKKTPPKRERKQSGGSSRGNSRPGTPSTETGSTSSTLRAAANKLEQGKRTSETPAAKRLRLDTGPQSLSGKSTPQPQSGKSTPSSGDVQVTEDAVRRYLTRKPMTTKDLLKKFQTKKTGLSSEQTVNVLAQILKRLNPEHKMINDKMHFSLKE
- the GTF2F1 gene encoding general transcription factor IIF subunit 1 isoform X2, whose amino-acid sequence is MAALGPSSQNVTEYVVRVPKNTTKKYNIMAFNAADKVNLATWNQARLERDLSNKKIYQEEEMPESGAGSEFNRRLREEARRKKYGIVLKEFRPEDQPWLLRVNGKSGRKFKGIKKGGVTENTSYYIFTQCPDGAFEAFPVHNWYNFTPLAKHRTLTAEEAEEEWERRNKVLNHFSIMQQRRLKDQDQDEEDEEKEKRGRKKASELRIHDLEDDLEMSSDDSEASGEEGGRALKAKKKAPPSKGGRKKKKKKGSDDEAFEDSDDGDFEGQEVDYMSDGSSSSQEELEGKPKVTQQEEGPKGVDEQSESSEESEEEKPPEEDKEEEEEKKAPTPQEKKRKKDSSEESDSSEESDIDSEASSALFMAKKKTPPKRERKQSGGSSRGNSRPGTPSTETGSTSSTLRAAANKLEQGKRTSETPAAKRLRLDTGPQSLSGKSTPQPQSGKSTPSSGDVQVTEDAVRRYLTRKPMTTKDLLKKFQTKKTGLSSEQTVNVLAQILKRLNPEHKMINDKMHFSLKE